A single window of Streptomyces aquilus DNA harbors:
- a CDS encoding OsmC family protein — translation MTDNPVRTVTVERTSTGHFTATNTRGGTISFGTGSGADGDTEFTPVELLLAAIGGCTAVDVDIATSRHAEPSGFSVTVTGNKVSDDLGNRMTDLTVTFSVAFPDGEGADRARAILPRAVKTSHDRLCTVSRTVEIGTPVTATVEEA, via the coding sequence ATGACCGACAACCCCGTGCGCACCGTCACCGTCGAGCGAACCAGCACCGGCCACTTCACCGCGACCAACACCCGCGGCGGCACCATCAGCTTCGGCACCGGCTCGGGTGCCGACGGCGACACCGAGTTCACCCCGGTCGAGCTGCTGCTCGCCGCGATCGGCGGCTGTACGGCCGTGGACGTCGACATCGCGACCAGCCGCCACGCGGAACCCTCCGGGTTCTCCGTGACCGTCACCGGCAACAAGGTCAGCGACGACCTCGGCAACCGGATGACCGACCTCACGGTCACCTTCTCGGTCGCCTTCCCCGACGGGGAGGGCGCCGATCGGGCCCGGGCGATCCTGCCGAGGGCGGTCAAGACCTCCCACGACCGGCTGTGCACGGTCAGCCGCACGGTGGAGATCGGCACGCCGGTCACGGCGACGGTCGAGGAGGCCTGA
- a CDS encoding RICIN domain-containing protein: MLSRRPARALGTALAASAMLALPMASAHAYNPTGGVLYQLGDEPCLKGRGNCAVYPKSAQLPGGRLVASFEKSTVVPTTGSADGQTLPVHKSDDDGASWQPLSEVKAPAYLSKDPKYARYTSNWTNPYLYVLPQDIGDLRHGTLLLASVVSGDDAYYEEHKAADPSWVPSNDGDRSDLAIALYSSSDEGVTWRVVNVIATGGWQGGSAGAVGRNVAAANTARQVDPLWEPYLMVHQGRLVCYYSDENDYTGFDPVTGVPTPDPANATASDAHGQILVHRTWDGRSARWNGPVVDVPGLTQDMGGGKTEIGGGRPGMTNVVRTTDGKWLLTYEYWGGGTNVRYRLADDPLKFYAASTTDGAITSLPVDPGSRPLATGGSPVIVRLPGGRLVYNAAGSGDVWVNDSGRADGVWKEYQTTSRAGYSRNLQYVRGTGRVAVLNNQGTSTIAFAEVDLGRSAGAYYQLVNRGTGQVVGTGNRTNDANLGNGDVPDVRLEKPGSAGNPDTQYWHVVTEPNGGVSLLNKSGGRAAAIWTGDATAGQRIGQWVDDSATGSWNLVKVADGFYRLQSVKNPSLYLTGVSADAPLTLQNAATDGSQDWRLALGRG, translated from the coding sequence ATGCTCAGCAGAAGACCGGCCCGGGCCCTCGGGACCGCCCTGGCCGCATCGGCCATGCTGGCGCTGCCCATGGCCAGTGCCCACGCGTACAACCCGACGGGCGGCGTCCTCTACCAGCTCGGTGACGAGCCCTGCCTCAAAGGGCGCGGCAACTGCGCCGTCTACCCCAAGTCGGCGCAGCTGCCCGGCGGACGGCTGGTCGCCTCGTTCGAGAAGTCGACGGTCGTGCCGACGACGGGCTCCGCGGACGGTCAGACGCTGCCCGTCCACAAGAGCGACGACGACGGCGCCTCGTGGCAGCCGCTGTCCGAGGTGAAGGCTCCGGCGTACCTCTCCAAGGACCCCAAGTACGCGCGGTACACGAGCAATTGGACCAACCCCTACCTCTACGTCCTCCCGCAGGACATCGGGGACCTGCGGCACGGCACGCTGCTTCTCGCGAGCGTGGTGTCGGGCGACGACGCCTACTACGAGGAGCACAAGGCCGCCGACCCGTCCTGGGTCCCGTCCAACGACGGCGACCGCAGCGACCTGGCGATCGCGCTGTACTCCAGCAGCGACGAGGGCGTGACCTGGCGTGTCGTCAACGTCATCGCGACCGGCGGCTGGCAGGGCGGCAGCGCGGGCGCGGTCGGGCGGAACGTCGCGGCGGCGAACACCGCCCGGCAGGTGGACCCGCTCTGGGAGCCGTATCTCATGGTCCACCAGGGCCGGTTGGTCTGCTACTACTCCGACGAGAACGACTACACCGGCTTCGACCCGGTCACCGGCGTCCCCACCCCGGACCCCGCCAACGCCACCGCCTCCGACGCGCACGGGCAGATCCTCGTCCACAGGACCTGGGACGGCCGCAGCGCCCGCTGGAACGGCCCTGTCGTCGACGTCCCCGGCCTGACGCAGGACATGGGCGGCGGCAAGACGGAGATCGGCGGCGGCCGACCGGGGATGACGAACGTCGTGCGGACGACGGACGGCAAGTGGCTGCTGACGTACGAGTACTGGGGCGGCGGCACCAACGTCCGGTACCGGCTGGCCGACGATCCGCTGAAGTTCTACGCCGCCTCCACCACCGACGGTGCCATCACCTCGCTGCCCGTCGACCCCGGCAGCCGTCCGCTCGCCACCGGCGGCAGCCCCGTGATCGTCCGGCTCCCCGGTGGACGCCTGGTCTACAACGCGGCCGGCAGCGGCGACGTCTGGGTCAACGACAGCGGGCGCGCCGACGGCGTGTGGAAGGAGTACCAGACGACCTCGCGGGCCGGGTACAGCCGCAACCTCCAGTACGTCCGCGGCACCGGCCGCGTCGCGGTCCTCAACAACCAGGGCACGTCGACGATCGCCTTCGCCGAGGTGGACCTGGGCCGTTCGGCCGGCGCCTACTACCAGTTGGTCAACCGCGGGACCGGCCAGGTCGTCGGCACCGGGAACAGGACCAACGACGCCAACCTGGGCAACGGCGACGTGCCCGACGTACGCCTGGAGAAGCCAGGCTCCGCCGGAAACCCGGACACCCAGTACTGGCATGTGGTGACCGAGCCGAACGGCGGCGTCAGTCTGCTGAACAAGTCGGGCGGCCGGGCGGCGGCGATCTGGACGGGCGACGCGACCGCCGGGCAGCGCATCGGCCAGTGGGTCGACGACAGCGCCACCGGCAGCTGGAACCTCGTCAAGGTGGCCGACGGTTTCTACCGGCTCCAGTCCGTCAAGAACCCCAGCCTCTACCTGACCGGCGTGTCCGCGGACGCACCGCTCACCTTGCAGAACGCCGCGACGGACGGCTCGCAGGACTGGAGGCTCGCCCTTGGCCGCGGCTGA
- a CDS encoding beta-galactosidase, which produces MAALPARVLFGAAYYHEYQPYDRPAERLKTDLDLMADAHVTVIRVGESVWSTWEPDNGRFDLDWLQPVLDGAHERGISVVLGTPTYAVPPWLARQYPEITGEGRTGERFGWGGRQEVDFTHPAFRFHAERVIRKIAARYAGHPAVIGFQVDNEPGLHLFHNHGVFQRFVDHLRDRYGDVETLNREWGLVYWSHRLSTWADLWTPDGNQQPQYDVAWREFQARQVTEFIGWQADLVREYAAEDQFVTTCISYTRPGVEDDELTDRLDIASGNPYYDMQDGLLLPDPTPDGHEQLWKTTGVWALYRTADWMFSSRQEPFLVTETNAGSIGFPWDNRPAYDGQWRQAAWALVARGARMIEYWHWHTLHFGAETYWGGILPHTGRPGRTYAELARLGAEFETAGPLVAGLEPDADITMVYSAPSKWLMQKYPPLARPDGSPDPAAYHRFFDPFYRGAFDAGRQVRIVHARQLHDPRGEREGLAPEEAVHRHPVLVVPALYLAADSTLDWLAAYAHAGGHLVLGPRTGYADHEARARAERAPGRLAEHAGVSYDEFSDLAHDIPVRPAPGSPLHLPADATATRWADGLTVDDADVLAAYDHPHFGRWPAAATRRHGAGRITCVGTVPGRAFARELAAWLAPAAPGAWRDLPASVTATTGTAADGRRVHVVHNWNWQPAAVQAPVPLTDVLTGAAVPAGTALDLGPWDVRVLVA; this is translated from the coding sequence ATGGCGGCTCTGCCTGCCCGCGTCCTGTTCGGCGCCGCGTACTACCACGAGTACCAGCCCTACGACCGCCCCGCCGAGCGTCTCAAGACCGACCTGGACCTGATGGCCGACGCCCATGTCACCGTGATCCGGGTCGGGGAGTCGGTGTGGTCGACCTGGGAGCCGGACAACGGCCGCTTCGACCTCGACTGGCTCCAGCCGGTGCTGGACGGCGCCCACGAGCGCGGCATCTCCGTCGTCCTCGGCACCCCGACCTACGCGGTGCCACCGTGGCTGGCCCGCCAGTACCCGGAGATCACCGGCGAGGGGCGGACCGGCGAGCGGTTCGGCTGGGGCGGGCGCCAGGAGGTCGACTTCACCCACCCGGCGTTCCGCTTCCACGCCGAACGTGTCATCCGCAAGATCGCCGCCCGGTACGCCGGCCACCCCGCGGTCATCGGCTTCCAGGTCGACAACGAGCCCGGCCTGCACCTCTTCCACAACCACGGCGTCTTCCAGCGCTTCGTCGACCATCTGCGGGACAGGTACGGCGACGTCGAGACCCTCAACCGGGAATGGGGCCTGGTCTACTGGTCGCACCGGCTGTCCACGTGGGCGGACCTGTGGACGCCGGACGGCAACCAGCAGCCCCAGTACGACGTCGCCTGGCGGGAGTTCCAGGCGCGGCAGGTCACCGAGTTCATCGGCTGGCAGGCCGACCTCGTCCGCGAGTACGCCGCCGAGGACCAGTTCGTCACCACCTGCATCTCCTACACCCGCCCCGGCGTGGAGGACGACGAGCTCACCGACCGGCTCGACATCGCCTCCGGCAACCCCTACTACGACATGCAGGATGGCCTGCTGCTGCCCGACCCCACTCCCGACGGCCACGAGCAGCTCTGGAAGACCACCGGCGTGTGGGCGCTGTACCGGACCGCCGACTGGATGTTCTCCTCCCGCCAGGAGCCGTTCCTGGTCACCGAGACCAACGCCGGTTCCATCGGTTTCCCCTGGGACAACCGCCCCGCCTACGACGGGCAGTGGCGCCAGGCGGCCTGGGCGCTGGTCGCCCGCGGTGCCCGCATGATCGAGTACTGGCACTGGCACACGCTGCACTTCGGCGCCGAGACCTACTGGGGCGGCATCCTCCCCCACACCGGCCGGCCGGGGCGGACGTACGCCGAACTCGCCCGCCTGGGTGCCGAGTTCGAGACCGCCGGTCCACTCGTCGCCGGGCTGGAGCCGGACGCGGACATCACGATGGTGTACTCGGCACCGAGCAAATGGCTGATGCAGAAGTACCCGCCGCTGGCCCGGCCGGACGGCAGCCCTGACCCGGCCGCCTACCACCGCTTCTTCGACCCCTTCTACCGCGGCGCGTTCGACGCCGGCCGCCAGGTCCGCATCGTCCACGCCCGCCAACTGCACGACCCACGCGGCGAACGGGAGGGCCTCGCCCCCGAGGAGGCCGTACACCGCCATCCCGTCCTCGTCGTCCCGGCCCTGTACCTCGCCGCCGACTCGACCCTCGACTGGCTGGCCGCCTACGCGCACGCCGGCGGCCATCTCGTCCTGGGCCCGCGCACCGGTTACGCCGACCACGAGGCCCGCGCCCGCGCCGAACGCGCGCCGGGGCGGCTCGCCGAGCACGCGGGCGTGTCCTACGACGAGTTCAGCGACCTCGCGCACGACATCCCGGTGCGTCCGGCACCCGGCAGCCCGCTGCACCTGCCCGCCGACGCCACGGCGACCCGCTGGGCGGACGGCCTCACCGTCGACGACGCCGACGTGCTGGCCGCCTACGACCATCCGCACTTCGGGCGCTGGCCCGCGGCCGCCACCCGGCGCCACGGCGCGGGCCGCATCACCTGCGTGGGCACCGTCCCCGGCCGCGCCTTCGCGCGGGAGCTGGCCGCCTGGCTGGCACCGGCCGCGCCCGGAGCCTGGCGGGACCTCCCGGCGTCCGTCACCGCGACCACCGGCACGGCCGCCGACGGCCGGCGCGTCCACGTCGTCCACAACTGGAACTGGCAACCGGCCGCCGTCCAGGCGCCCGTGCCCCTCACCGACGTCCTGACCGGGGCCGCCGTCCCCGCCGGGACCGCACTGGACCTGGGCCCGTGGGACGTACGCGTCCTGGTCGCCTGA
- a CDS encoding carbohydrate ABC transporter permease, with translation MTTTTPTATAVPKTTAPETTPRRARRRARRSTPLTIAMLAALAYFLLPLFWLLIASTKSTQDLFNSFGLWFSHAPQLLTNIRETLTQDDGVFVHWLLNTVLYAVVSAVGAALLAAAGGYGFAKFRFRGDRLAFNLVLGAVMVPTTALAIPTYLLFAKAGLVNTPWAIILPSLVNPFGLYLMRIYAADAVPDSLLEAARIDGAGEARIFFRIALRLLGPGLVTVLLFTLVATWNNYFLPLIMLNDPDLYPITVGLASWAAQAQNGGAGASSDMLALVVTGSLLSIVPLVVAFLMLQRYWQSGLAAGGVKQ, from the coding sequence GTGACGACCACGACCCCCACGGCCACCGCCGTCCCCAAGACCACCGCACCCGAGACCACCCCGCGCAGGGCACGGCGCCGCGCCCGCCGCAGCACCCCGCTGACCATCGCCATGCTGGCCGCGCTCGCCTACTTCCTGCTCCCCCTGTTCTGGCTGCTCATCGCCTCGACCAAGAGCACCCAGGACCTCTTCAACAGCTTCGGCCTGTGGTTCTCCCACGCCCCGCAGCTGCTGACCAACATCAGGGAGACGCTCACCCAGGACGACGGCGTCTTCGTGCACTGGCTGCTCAACACAGTGCTGTACGCCGTCGTCAGCGCGGTCGGCGCGGCCCTGCTCGCGGCGGCGGGCGGGTACGGGTTCGCCAAGTTCCGCTTCCGCGGCGACCGGCTCGCCTTCAACCTCGTCCTCGGCGCCGTCATGGTCCCGACCACGGCCCTGGCGATCCCGACCTACCTGCTGTTCGCCAAGGCCGGTCTGGTCAACACCCCGTGGGCGATCATCCTGCCGTCCCTGGTCAACCCGTTCGGCCTGTATCTGATGCGGATCTACGCCGCCGACGCCGTCCCGGACAGCCTCCTGGAGGCCGCCCGCATCGACGGCGCAGGCGAGGCCCGCATCTTCTTCCGGATCGCCCTGCGACTGCTGGGCCCCGGCCTGGTGACGGTACTGCTGTTCACGCTCGTGGCGACCTGGAACAACTACTTCCTGCCGCTGATCATGCTCAACGACCCCGATCTGTACCCGATCACGGTCGGCCTGGCCTCCTGGGCCGCGCAGGCCCAGAACGGCGGGGCCGGTGCCAGCAGCGACATGCTCGCCCTCGTCGTGACCGGCTCACTGCTGTCCATCGTGCCGCTCGTCGTGGCCTTCCTGATGCTCCAGCGCTACTGGCAGAGCGGCCTGGCCGCCGGCGGCGTCAAGCAGTAA
- a CDS encoding carbohydrate ABC transporter permease, giving the protein MTAARRRRAAGPLFVAPFLALFLLLFLAPLGYAAYLSLFQDRLIGGNVFVGLDNYTQALRDPQLLHGVGRVALFFVIQVPLMLLLALLFALALDSGLLRLARVIRLGIFVPYAVPSVVAALMWGYLYGPDFGPFAQLSRDLGLPAPDFLSDGRLLGSLANIVTWEFVGYNMIILYAALRTIPQELYEAAAMDGAGAWRIAWSVKLPALRPALLLTLLFSVIGSFQLFNEPNLLMKIAPDVISSSYTANLYAYSLAFTGQQVNYAATVSFLLGLVIVIASYAVLLTANRRRTP; this is encoded by the coding sequence ATGACCGCCGCACGCCGCCGCCGGGCGGCCGGACCCCTGTTCGTCGCCCCGTTCCTGGCCCTGTTCCTGCTGCTCTTCCTCGCCCCGCTCGGCTACGCCGCCTACCTCAGCCTGTTCCAGGACCGGCTCATCGGCGGCAACGTCTTCGTCGGCCTCGACAACTACACCCAGGCCCTGCGCGATCCCCAACTCCTGCACGGAGTGGGCCGGGTGGCCCTCTTCTTCGTCATCCAGGTGCCCCTGATGCTGCTCCTGGCGCTGCTGTTCGCGCTCGCCCTGGACAGCGGCCTGCTGCGGCTCGCACGGGTGATCCGGCTGGGCATCTTCGTCCCGTACGCCGTGCCCAGCGTGGTCGCCGCGCTCATGTGGGGCTATCTGTACGGGCCGGACTTCGGTCCGTTCGCCCAGCTGAGCCGGGATCTGGGGCTGCCCGCCCCGGACTTCCTCAGCGACGGCCGGCTGCTCGGCAGCCTGGCGAACATCGTGACCTGGGAGTTCGTCGGCTACAACATGATCATCCTGTACGCGGCGCTGCGCACCATCCCCCAGGAGCTGTACGAGGCGGCCGCGATGGACGGAGCGGGCGCCTGGCGGATCGCCTGGTCGGTCAAACTCCCCGCGCTGCGGCCCGCGTTGCTGCTCACCCTGCTGTTCTCCGTCATCGGCAGCTTCCAGCTGTTCAACGAACCCAACCTGCTGATGAAGATCGCCCCGGACGTCATCAGCTCCTCCTACACCGCCAACCTCTACGCCTACTCCCTCGCCTTCACCGGTCAGCAGGTCAACTACGCGGCCACGGTCTCCTTCCTCCTGGGCCTCGTCATCGTGATCGCCTCCTACGCCGTCCTGCTCACCGCGAACCGCAGGAGGACCCCGTGA
- a CDS encoding ABC transporter substrate-binding protein, which produces MPYFASASSPSPMSRRLFLSTTGALSLGAALTACGGGDSGGSPAAAEPVAQADIDKAMTTPTELTFWTWVPNIAKEVALFEKKYPAVKVKVVNAGQGTPEYTKLRTALKAGSGAPDLVQIEYQAIPTFTITGSLLDLRPYGASALKSTFVDWTWSQVSGPDGEIWAIPQDTGPMGMLYRKDIFDRHGIEVPGTWDEFAAAARKLHKADPDAYLTNLAANQVAAWHGLLWQAGAKPYATSGKSEITISVDDAVSRKLGAYWGGLAKEGVIGVEPDFTDSWYAALNKGKYATWITAAWGPVFLSGSAKATSGKWRAAPLPQWDAAKPSSGNWGGSTTAVIRSTKNPVAAAVFAQFLNSDPASAKMFATEQFFFPATKALLTDAAFVADAPPFYGGQKVNQVFADISSTVNSSFQWPPFLDQAATDWTETVGKSLADRTDTIRALGSWQSRMTTYAKNQGFTVKGS; this is translated from the coding sequence ATGCCCTACTTCGCCTCCGCGTCCAGCCCTTCGCCGATGAGCCGTCGGCTGTTCCTCTCCACCACGGGCGCCCTGTCGCTCGGCGCCGCCCTCACCGCCTGCGGCGGCGGCGACTCCGGCGGTTCCCCGGCCGCCGCCGAGCCGGTCGCCCAGGCCGACATCGACAAGGCCATGACGACGCCGACCGAGCTGACGTTCTGGACGTGGGTCCCGAACATCGCGAAGGAAGTCGCCCTCTTCGAGAAGAAGTACCCGGCCGTCAAGGTCAAGGTCGTCAACGCCGGCCAAGGCACGCCGGAGTACACGAAGTTGCGGACGGCCCTCAAGGCCGGCAGCGGCGCCCCGGACCTGGTGCAGATCGAGTACCAGGCCATCCCCACCTTCACGATCACCGGCAGCCTGCTGGATCTGCGCCCGTACGGCGCCTCCGCGCTCAAGTCGACGTTCGTGGACTGGACTTGGAGTCAGGTCAGCGGGCCGGACGGCGAGATCTGGGCGATACCGCAGGACACCGGCCCGATGGGCATGCTGTACCGCAAGGACATCTTCGACCGGCACGGCATCGAAGTGCCCGGCACCTGGGACGAGTTCGCGGCAGCCGCGCGCAAGCTGCACAAGGCGGACCCGGACGCCTACCTCACCAACCTCGCAGCCAACCAGGTCGCCGCCTGGCACGGCCTGCTCTGGCAGGCGGGCGCCAAGCCCTACGCCACCTCCGGCAAGAGCGAGATCACCATCAGCGTCGACGACGCCGTCTCCCGCAAGCTGGGCGCCTACTGGGGCGGCCTCGCGAAGGAAGGCGTCATCGGTGTGGAACCCGACTTCACCGACTCCTGGTACGCCGCCCTCAACAAGGGCAAGTACGCCACCTGGATCACCGCCGCCTGGGGGCCGGTGTTCCTGTCCGGTTCCGCCAAGGCCACGTCCGGCAAGTGGCGGGCGGCCCCGCTGCCCCAGTGGGACGCGGCCAAGCCGAGCTCCGGCAACTGGGGCGGCTCCACCACCGCGGTCATCCGCTCCACCAAGAACCCCGTCGCCGCCGCCGTGTTCGCCCAGTTCCTCAACAGCGACCCGGCCAGCGCGAAGATGTTCGCCACCGAGCAGTTCTTCTTCCCCGCCACCAAGGCCCTGCTCACGGACGCCGCGTTCGTCGCGGACGCGCCACCCTTCTACGGCGGCCAGAAGGTCAACCAGGTCTTCGCCGACATCAGCTCCACCGTCAACTCCTCTTTCCAGTGGCCCCCGTTCCTCGACCAGGCGGCGACCGACTGGACGGAGACCGTCGGCAAGTCCCTCGCCGACCGCACCGACACCATCCGCGCGCTCGGCAGCTGGCAGTCGCGCATGACGACGTACGCCAAGAACCAGGGCTTCACCGTCAAGGGGAGCTGA
- a CDS encoding LacI family DNA-binding transcriptional regulator, whose protein sequence is MAPGTKRGGTSAAPSGVDVARLAGVSQKTVSRVFNDEPYVSADVRRRVLDAAEQLGYRRNNAARALASGRTRSIGVVTLGTALYGPASLLMGVERAVRDTGYALRVVNTMEGDPAGVAGAVGSLLDQGVDGIVISEPIEEEGAAGETPLRVDVPVLVLGAPSPVTAPLVLTAGGGAGPMARAATEHLLELGHMTVHHLAGPQRWYAARDRLEGWRAALTAHGRTVPPVIEGDWSAASGYAAGREVARDSGVTAVFAANDDMAIGLVRALAEAGRRVPQDVSVVGFDDVPVAAYVTPPLTTVRQLFDTVAQEGLKRLVHAIENPDATPLPAADPPVDLIVRASSGPLAKGGRDTGH, encoded by the coding sequence ATGGCGCCAGGGACGAAGCGCGGCGGGACCTCCGCGGCGCCGAGCGGCGTGGACGTGGCCCGGCTGGCCGGGGTCTCCCAGAAGACGGTCTCCAGGGTCTTCAACGACGAGCCGTACGTCTCCGCCGACGTGCGCAGACGCGTCCTCGACGCCGCCGAGCAGCTCGGTTACCGGCGCAACAACGCCGCCCGGGCGCTGGCTTCGGGCCGCACCCGTTCCATCGGGGTGGTCACGCTGGGCACCGCCCTGTACGGGCCCGCCTCGCTGCTCATGGGCGTCGAGCGGGCCGTACGGGACACGGGGTACGCGCTCCGGGTGGTCAACACGATGGAAGGCGATCCGGCGGGCGTCGCCGGCGCGGTCGGCTCACTCCTCGACCAGGGCGTGGACGGCATCGTCATCTCCGAACCGATCGAGGAGGAGGGCGCCGCGGGAGAGACACCCCTGCGCGTCGACGTTCCCGTCCTCGTGCTGGGCGCGCCCTCACCGGTGACCGCGCCCCTGGTGCTGACCGCGGGCGGCGGCGCCGGCCCGATGGCCCGGGCAGCCACCGAACACCTCCTGGAACTCGGCCACATGACGGTCCATCACCTCGCCGGTCCGCAGCGGTGGTACGCCGCCCGCGACCGCCTGGAGGGGTGGCGGGCCGCACTGACCGCGCACGGGCGGACCGTACCCCCGGTCATCGAGGGCGACTGGTCGGCCGCGTCGGGATACGCGGCGGGCCGGGAGGTGGCCCGGGACTCCGGTGTCACCGCCGTGTTCGCCGCCAACGACGACATGGCGATCGGTCTGGTCCGGGCGCTGGCCGAGGCGGGGCGGCGGGTGCCGCAGGACGTCTCTGTCGTCGGCTTCGACGACGTTCCCGTCGCCGCCTATGTGACGCCTCCCCTGACCACGGTGCGCCAGCTCTTCGACACCGTGGCCCAGGAAGGGCTCAAGCGTCTGGTGCACGCCATCGAGAACCCGGACGCGACACCGCTGCCGGCCGCCGATCCACCGGTCGACCTCATCGTCCGGGCGTCGAGCGGGCCGCTCGCGAAGGGAGGCCGGGACACCGGACACTGA
- a CDS encoding DUF6153 family protein, whose protein sequence is MTVRGASTPRNRARQGVGRVVCAAVVAVLAALAVLVHHELSAPSTGPASASARHVMTPGTTMPTDDNTAVAGQVAAAVVPSAGEVDRAGCSETAMQHCSAAGVEVVKLRAPVRTPVLWSPSAPEAVATGPEAAGTVERAPPDLSVLSQLRI, encoded by the coding sequence ATGACAGTGCGGGGAGCCTCCACCCCACGGAACCGTGCCCGGCAGGGCGTGGGCCGTGTGGTGTGCGCCGCCGTCGTCGCCGTGCTCGCGGCACTCGCCGTGCTGGTCCATCACGAGCTGTCCGCCCCGTCGACCGGCCCGGCCTCCGCATCCGCCCGGCACGTCATGACGCCCGGGACGACCATGCCGACCGACGACAACACGGCCGTCGCCGGCCAGGTCGCCGCCGCCGTCGTACCGTCGGCCGGCGAAGTCGATCGGGCGGGGTGCTCCGAGACGGCCATGCAGCACTGTTCGGCCGCCGGCGTCGAAGTGGTCAAGCTCCGGGCGCCCGTGCGGACACCGGTGCTGTGGAGTCCTTCCGCGCCCGAAGCCGTCGCCACGGGCCCCGAGGCCGCCGGGACGGTCGAGCGGGCACCCCCGGACCTGTCCGTCCTCTCCCAGCTGCGCATCTAG
- a CDS encoding multicopper oxidase family protein: protein MNSIHRRSVLLAGLGAAGAGTLAACTSDSGTAPAALVDPSGPAVAAAEKRRKGTGRTHQVTLTAAPAVLDLGAGITARSWAFSGRAPGQEIRLTAGDTLAAELSNQLPDRTATSLHWHGIALRNDMDGVPPVTQRTVRAGANLTYRFIADAPGTYFVHPHVGVQLDRGLYAPLIVEDPREPLSYDDEWVVVLDDWVDGVTGTPDEVLAELRHGMGGMDMGDGSGSGGHDMSGMDGMDMGEAAEASSSPSGGMSTRFMLMGAESALLGGDAGDVRYPYHLVNGRVPADPDVYRGRPGQRVRLRLINAGGDTAYRVALGGHRMTVTHTDGFPVEHQQADALLIGMGERYDVLVTLGDGVFPLVALAEGKDATGMALVRTGPGAAPRATVRPKELDGRILTASRLRAADDVRLASRKEDRVLRVELRGGMAMYDWTVNGRPFDMDDPAAHPLTVEEGQRVRLDFVNTTSMWHPMHLHGHTYQLDGGGPRKDTAVVLPKRKLSVVFDADNPGQWMLHCHNAYHAEVGMMALVAYRG from the coding sequence ATGAACAGCATCCACCGCCGCTCCGTCCTGCTCGCCGGACTCGGCGCCGCGGGCGCCGGCACGCTCGCCGCCTGTACGAGCGACTCCGGTACGGCCCCCGCCGCCCTGGTCGACCCCTCCGGCCCGGCGGTCGCCGCGGCCGAGAAGCGGCGCAAGGGCACCGGCAGGACGCACCAGGTGACCCTGACCGCCGCCCCCGCCGTGCTCGACCTCGGCGCCGGGATCACGGCCAGGAGCTGGGCGTTCAGCGGCCGCGCCCCGGGCCAGGAGATCCGCCTCACCGCCGGCGACACCCTGGCCGCCGAACTCTCCAACCAGCTGCCCGACCGGACCGCGACCTCCCTGCACTGGCACGGCATCGCCCTGCGCAACGACATGGACGGCGTCCCCCCGGTGACCCAGCGAACCGTCCGCGCGGGCGCCAACCTCACCTACCGCTTCATCGCCGACGCACCCGGCACGTACTTCGTCCACCCCCATGTCGGCGTCCAGCTCGACCGCGGCCTGTACGCGCCGCTGATCGTCGAGGACCCCCGGGAGCCGCTGTCGTACGACGACGAATGGGTCGTCGTCCTCGACGACTGGGTCGACGGCGTCACCGGCACCCCCGACGAGGTCCTCGCCGAACTCCGCCACGGCATGGGCGGGATGGACATGGGCGACGGCTCCGGCTCCGGCGGCCATGACATGAGCGGCATGGACGGCATGGACATGGGAGAGGCCGCGGAAGCCTCTTCGTCGCCGTCCGGCGGCATGTCGACGAGGTTCATGCTGATGGGCGCCGAGAGCGCGCTGCTCGGCGGCGACGCCGGGGACGTCAGGTACCCGTACCACCTGGTCAACGGGCGGGTTCCCGCCGACCCGGACGTCTATCGCGGCAGGCCCGGGCAACGGGTCCGGCTGCGCCTGATCAACGCGGGCGGCGACACCGCGTACCGGGTGGCGCTCGGCGGCCACCGGATGACCGTCACGCACACCGACGGCTTTCCCGTCGAGCACCAGCAGGCCGACGCCCTCCTGATCGGGATGGGGGAGCGGTACGACGTGCTGGTCACCCTCGGCGACGGGGTCTTCCCGCTCGTCGCACTGGCCGAGGGCAAGGACGCCACCGGCATGGCCCTGGTCCGTACGGGACCGGGCGCCGCGCCGAGGGCGACCGTGCGCCCGAAGGAACTGGACGGCCGGATTCTGACGGCGTCCCGGTTGCGCGCGGCCGACGACGTCCGGCTGGCGTCCAGGAAGGAGGACCGGGTGCTGCGCGTCGAGTTGCGCGGCGGCATGGCCATGTACGACTGGACCGTCAACGGCAGGCCGTTCGACATGGACGACCCGGCCGCGCACCCGCTCACGGTCGAGGAAGGGCAGCGCGTCCGGCTCGACTTCGTGAACACCACGAGCATGTGGCACCCGATGCATCTGCACGGGCACACCTACCAGCTCGACGGCGGCGGCCCGCGCAAGGACACCGCCGTCGTGCTGCCGAAGCGGAAGCTCTCCGTGGTCTTCGACGCCGACAACCCCGGCCAGTGGATGCTGCACTGCCACAACGCCTACCACGCGGAGGTCGGCATGATGGCACTGGTCGCCTACCGGGGCTGA